The following proteins are encoded in a genomic region of Brachypodium distachyon strain Bd21 chromosome 1, Brachypodium_distachyon_v3.0, whole genome shotgun sequence:
- the LOC100826623 gene encoding L-type lectin-domain containing receptor kinase IV.4 isoform X2: MPNAIRLLSFLLYLLYLGLNLSSFTTGDGIFVYSGFRGTEFTVDGKAQVLLPEGLLQLSNGTEAEAHAFYPTPLRFRKSPYAAVQSFSVSFIFGHYDDRSGYFQNLKLISGEAMRVWIEYNEEALQINVTLAPFNMAKPVRPLISATYNLSAVLTEPSYVGFSSTTGQLRSTHYILGWSFGMNRTAPALDITRLPRLPHIVREASQKMVLAVILPITVATFLIAIFLIVLLLVRRRRKYAEVQEDWEVEFGPHRFSLKDLFRATEGFNNRHLLGRGGFGRVYKGVLPKSKLEIAVKRVSHESQQGIKEFIAEVVSIGRLRHRNIVQLLGYCRRKTELLLVYDFMPNGSLDKYLYGSGEQPILDWILRFRIIKGVASGLLYLHREWEQVVIHRDVKASNVLLDEEMNGRLGDFGLARLYDHGTDMQTTHLAGTIGYLAPELVRTGKASPFTDVFAFGIFVLEVTCGRKPIDHKMHNNQLMLVDWVLDLWHEGSITDAMDSKLQNDYDADEACLVLKLGLLCSHPSATARPSMWHVMQYLNHDLPFPEFLPTDMVQSERINPHVPYYQSLASNGTMSGLSGGR; encoded by the exons ATGCCCAATGCCATTCGTCTTTTATCCTTTCTTCTGTACCTCCTTTATCTCGGCCTTAATCTTTCATCCTTCACCACCGGTGATGGTATATTCGTGTACAGTGGCTTCCGTGGTACTGAATTCACCGTAGATGGGAAAGCCCAAGTCCTCCTACCAGAGGGGTTGCTCCAGCTGAGCAATGGAACGGAAGCTGAAGCCCACGCCTTCTACCCTACTCCGCTACGCTTCCGCAAGTCACCCTATGCTGCTGTCCAATCCTTCTCCGTCTCCTTCATTTTTG GCCACTATGATGACAGGAGTGGCTACTTCCAGAATTTGAAGCTGATCAGTGGTGAAGCGATGAGAGTCTGGATAGAGTACAATGAAGAGGCCTTGCAGATTAATGTAACTCTGGCTCCATTTAACATGGCCAAACCTGTCAGGCCACTAATCTCAGCCACATATAACCTCTCAGCTGTGCTGACAGAACCTTCATATGTTGGTTTCTCATCCACAACGGGGCAACTCAGGTCGACACACTACATCCTAGGCTGGAGCTTTGGCATGAACAGAACAGCTCCAGCCTTGGATATTACTCGGCTACCACGGTTGCCTCACATAGTTCGAGAGGCTAGTCAGAAAATGGTCTTGGCGGTCATCCTCCCTATAACAGTTGCCACATTTCTCATTGCAATTTTCTTGATTGTGTTGCTTCTTGTGCGAAGGCGAAGGAAGTATGCCGAGGTGCAAGAAGATTGGGAAGTTGAATTTGGACCTCACAGGTTCTCACTGAAGGATCTGTTTCGTGCCACTGAAGGGTTCAACAATAGGCACCTCTTGGGTAGAGGAGGATTTGGGAGGGTGTACAAAGGGGTTCTTCCCAAGTCTAAGTTAGAGATTGCCGTCAAGAGGGTGTCTCATGAATCACAGCAAGGTATAAAAGAATTTATTGCAGAGGTTGTGAGTATCGGACGCCTTAGGCACCGAAACATCGTGCAACTACTTGGTTATTGTCGCCGTAAAACTGAACTCCTTTTGGTCTATGACTTTATGCCAAATGGTAGCCTTGATAAATATTTATACGGCAGTGGTGAGCAGCCAATTTTAGATTGGATTCTGAGATTTCGGATCATCAAAGGTGTTGCATCTGGTTTGCTGTACCTTCATAGGGAGTGGGAGCAAGTTGTTATCCATCGTGATGTGAAAGCAAGCAACGTGCTCCTTGATGAAGAAATGAACGGACGGTTAGGTGATTTTGGCCTCGCAAGGTTATACGACCATGGCACTGACATGCAGACTACACACTTGGCCGGCACAATTGGATATCTTGCACCTGAGCTAGTACGCACGGGTAAAGCTTCCCCTTTTACTGATGTTTTTGCATTTGGCATATTTGTTCTTGAGGTAACTTGTGGACGGAAACCTATTGACCACAAGATGCACAACAACCAGCTCATGTTGGTCGATTGGGTGCTTGATCTTTGGCATGAAGGATCCATTACCGATGCAATGGACTCGAAGCTCCAGAACGACTACGATGCGGATGAGGCGTGCCTAGTACTGAAACTAGGTTTGCTCTGCTCACACCCATCAGCCACTGCAAGGCCTAGCATGTGGCATGTCATGCAATATCTAAATCATGACTTGCCATTTCCAGAGTTCTTGCCAACTGACATGGTGCAGAGTGAAAGGATCAACCCACATGTTCCATATTATCAGTCACTGGCGAGCAATGGCACCATGTCTGGCCTCTCGGGAGGTAGGTAG
- the LOC100826623 gene encoding L-type lectin-domain containing receptor kinase IV.1 isoform X3: MPNAIRLLSFLLYLLYLGLNLSSFTTGDGIFVYSGFRGTEFTVDGKAQVLLPEGLLQLSNGTEAEAHAFYPTPLRFRKSPYAAVQSFSVSFIFGIIPDPGYTDYSPHGITFFVGPNKNFSSAYSDQYLGLFNSTNNGNSSNHVFAVELDTNMNSEFRDINDNHVGINLNSLISTTSSSAGHYDDRSGYFQNLKLISGEAMRVWIEYNEEALQINVTLAPFNMAKPVRPLISATYNLSAVLTEPSYVGFSSTTGQLRSTHYILGWSFGMNRTAPALDITRLPRLPHIVREASQKMVLAVILPITVATFLIAIFLIVLLLVRRRRKYAEVQEDWEVEFGPHRFSLKDLFRATEGFNNRHLLGRGGFGRVYKGVLPKSKLEIAVKRVSHESQQGIKEFIAEVVSIGRLRHRNIVQLLGYCRRKTELLLVYDFMPNGSLDKYLYGSGEQPILDWILRFRIIKGVASGLLYLHREWEQVVIHRDVKASNVLLDEEMNGRLGDFGLARLYDHGTDMQTTHLAGTIGYLAPELVRTAHVGRLGA; the protein is encoded by the exons ATGCCCAATGCCATTCGTCTTTTATCCTTTCTTCTGTACCTCCTTTATCTCGGCCTTAATCTTTCATCCTTCACCACCGGTGATGGTATATTCGTGTACAGTGGCTTCCGTGGTACTGAATTCACCGTAGATGGGAAAGCCCAAGTCCTCCTACCAGAGGGGTTGCTCCAGCTGAGCAATGGAACGGAAGCTGAAGCCCACGCCTTCTACCCTACTCCGCTACGCTTCCGCAAGTCACCCTATGCTGCTGTCCAATCCTTCTCCGTCTCCTTCATTTTTGGTATCATCCCTGACCCTGGGTACACTGATTATAGTCCTCATGGTATCACTTTCTTCGTTGGCCCGAACAAGAATTTTTCTAGTGCGTATTCGGACCAGTACTTGGGCCTTTTCAACTCCACGAACAACGGCAATTCGTCCAACCATGTTTTTGCTGTTGAGCTCGACACCAATATGAACTCTGAGTTCCGAGACATCAATGACAACCATGTTGGCATCAACCTCAATAGCCTTATCTCTACGACATCCTCTTCCGCAGGCCACTATGATGACAGGAGTGGCTACTTCCAGAATTTGAAGCTGATCAGTGGTGAAGCGATGAGAGTCTGGATAGAGTACAATGAAGAGGCCTTGCAGATTAATGTAACTCTGGCTCCATTTAACATGGCCAAACCTGTCAGGCCACTAATCTCAGCCACATATAACCTCTCAGCTGTGCTGACAGAACCTTCATATGTTGGTTTCTCATCCACAACGGGGCAACTCAGGTCGACACACTACATCCTAGGCTGGAGCTTTGGCATGAACAGAACAGCTCCAGCCTTGGATATTACTCGGCTACCACGGTTGCCTCACATAGTTCGAGAGGCTAGTCAGAAAATGGTCTTGGCGGTCATCCTCCCTATAACAGTTGCCACATTTCTCATTGCAATTTTCTTGATTGTGTTGCTTCTTGTGCGAAGGCGAAGGAAGTATGCCGAGGTGCAAGAAGATTGGGAAGTTGAATTTGGACCTCACAGGTTCTCACTGAAGGATCTGTTTCGTGCCACTGAAGGGTTCAACAATAGGCACCTCTTGGGTAGAGGAGGATTTGGGAGGGTGTACAAAGGGGTTCTTCCCAAGTCTAAGTTAGAGATTGCCGTCAAGAGGGTGTCTCATGAATCACAGCAAGGTATAAAAGAATTTATTGCAGAGGTTGTGAGTATCGGACGCCTTAGGCACCGAAACATCGTGCAACTACTTGGTTATTGTCGCCGTAAAACTGAACTCCTTTTGGTCTATGACTTTATGCCAAATGGTAGCCTTGATAAATATTTATACGGCAGTGGTGAGCAGCCAATTTTAGATTGGATTCTGAGATTTCGGATCATCAAAGGTGTTGCATCTGGTTTGCTGTACCTTCATAGGGAGTGGGAGCAAGTTGTTATCCATCGTGATGTGAAAGCAAGCAACGTGCTCCTTGATGAAGAAATGAACGGACGGTTAGGTGATTTTGGCCTCGCAAGGTTATACGACCATGGCACTGACATGCAGACTACACACTTGGCCGGCACAATTGGATATCTTGCACCTGAGCTAGTACGCACGG CTCATGTTGGTCGATTGGGTGCTTGA
- the LOC100826623 gene encoding L-type lectin-domain containing receptor kinase IV.1 isoform X1 has protein sequence MPNAIRLLSFLLYLLYLGLNLSSFTTGDGIFVYSGFRGTEFTVDGKAQVLLPEGLLQLSNGTEAEAHAFYPTPLRFRKSPYAAVQSFSVSFIFGIIPDPGYTDYSPHGITFFVGPNKNFSSAYSDQYLGLFNSTNNGNSSNHVFAVELDTNMNSEFRDINDNHVGINLNSLISTTSSSAGHYDDRSGYFQNLKLISGEAMRVWIEYNEEALQINVTLAPFNMAKPVRPLISATYNLSAVLTEPSYVGFSSTTGQLRSTHYILGWSFGMNRTAPALDITRLPRLPHIVREASQKMVLAVILPITVATFLIAIFLIVLLLVRRRRKYAEVQEDWEVEFGPHRFSLKDLFRATEGFNNRHLLGRGGFGRVYKGVLPKSKLEIAVKRVSHESQQGIKEFIAEVVSIGRLRHRNIVQLLGYCRRKTELLLVYDFMPNGSLDKYLYGSGEQPILDWILRFRIIKGVASGLLYLHREWEQVVIHRDVKASNVLLDEEMNGRLGDFGLARLYDHGTDMQTTHLAGTIGYLAPELVRTGKASPFTDVFAFGIFVLEVTCGRKPIDHKMHNNQLMLVDWVLDLWHEGSITDAMDSKLQNDYDADEACLVLKLEFLPTDMVQSERINPHVPYYQSLASNGTMSGLSGGR, from the exons ATGCCCAATGCCATTCGTCTTTTATCCTTTCTTCTGTACCTCCTTTATCTCGGCCTTAATCTTTCATCCTTCACCACCGGTGATGGTATATTCGTGTACAGTGGCTTCCGTGGTACTGAATTCACCGTAGATGGGAAAGCCCAAGTCCTCCTACCAGAGGGGTTGCTCCAGCTGAGCAATGGAACGGAAGCTGAAGCCCACGCCTTCTACCCTACTCCGCTACGCTTCCGCAAGTCACCCTATGCTGCTGTCCAATCCTTCTCCGTCTCCTTCATTTTTGGTATCATCCCTGACCCTGGGTACACTGATTATAGTCCTCATGGTATCACTTTCTTCGTTGGCCCGAACAAGAATTTTTCTAGTGCGTATTCGGACCAGTACTTGGGCCTTTTCAACTCCACGAACAACGGCAATTCGTCCAACCATGTTTTTGCTGTTGAGCTCGACACCAATATGAACTCTGAGTTCCGAGACATCAATGACAACCATGTTGGCATCAACCTCAATAGCCTTATCTCTACGACATCCTCTTCCGCAGGCCACTATGATGACAGGAGTGGCTACTTCCAGAATTTGAAGCTGATCAGTGGTGAAGCGATGAGAGTCTGGATAGAGTACAATGAAGAGGCCTTGCAGATTAATGTAACTCTGGCTCCATTTAACATGGCCAAACCTGTCAGGCCACTAATCTCAGCCACATATAACCTCTCAGCTGTGCTGACAGAACCTTCATATGTTGGTTTCTCATCCACAACGGGGCAACTCAGGTCGACACACTACATCCTAGGCTGGAGCTTTGGCATGAACAGAACAGCTCCAGCCTTGGATATTACTCGGCTACCACGGTTGCCTCACATAGTTCGAGAGGCTAGTCAGAAAATGGTCTTGGCGGTCATCCTCCCTATAACAGTTGCCACATTTCTCATTGCAATTTTCTTGATTGTGTTGCTTCTTGTGCGAAGGCGAAGGAAGTATGCCGAGGTGCAAGAAGATTGGGAAGTTGAATTTGGACCTCACAGGTTCTCACTGAAGGATCTGTTTCGTGCCACTGAAGGGTTCAACAATAGGCACCTCTTGGGTAGAGGAGGATTTGGGAGGGTGTACAAAGGGGTTCTTCCCAAGTCTAAGTTAGAGATTGCCGTCAAGAGGGTGTCTCATGAATCACAGCAAGGTATAAAAGAATTTATTGCAGAGGTTGTGAGTATCGGACGCCTTAGGCACCGAAACATCGTGCAACTACTTGGTTATTGTCGCCGTAAAACTGAACTCCTTTTGGTCTATGACTTTATGCCAAATGGTAGCCTTGATAAATATTTATACGGCAGTGGTGAGCAGCCAATTTTAGATTGGATTCTGAGATTTCGGATCATCAAAGGTGTTGCATCTGGTTTGCTGTACCTTCATAGGGAGTGGGAGCAAGTTGTTATCCATCGTGATGTGAAAGCAAGCAACGTGCTCCTTGATGAAGAAATGAACGGACGGTTAGGTGATTTTGGCCTCGCAAGGTTATACGACCATGGCACTGACATGCAGACTACACACTTGGCCGGCACAATTGGATATCTTGCACCTGAGCTAGTACGCACGGGTAAAGCTTCCCCTTTTACTGATGTTTTTGCATTTGGCATATTTGTTCTTGAGGTAACTTGTGGACGGAAACCTATTGACCACAAGATGCACAACAACCAGCTCATGTTGGTCGATTGGGTGCTTGATCTTTGGCATGAAGGATCCATTACCGATGCAATGGACTCGAAGCTCCAGAACGACTACGATGCGGATGAGGCGTGCCTAGTACTGAAACTAG AGTTCTTGCCAACTGACATGGTGCAGAGTGAAAGGATCAACCCACATGTTCCATATTATCAGTCACTGGCGAGCAATGGCACCATGTCTGGCCTCTCGGGAGGTAGGTAG